In Spirochaetota bacterium, the DNA window CAGCGAACGTTCGCCTCGATGATATCGATGCGATTGCGGTGACCAATCGCCCCGGCCTCATCGGCTCGCTCCTTGTCGGTGTGGGTGCGGCGAAAGCGCTTGCGTTCACGCTCAAAAAACCGCTCATACCCATTAATCATATCTCCGCTCATATCTATTCGGTACACCTTTCGCATACGCTCGCCTTCCCCTACATCGCCCTCGTCGTTTCGGGCGGGCATACGCTTATCTGCGAAGTGACGGATCACGACATCTACGCCGTCATCGGCACCACCATCGATGATGCCGTGGGTGAAGCGTACGATAAAATAGCGAAGTTCTACAAACTCGGCTTCCCTGGCGGCCCTATCGTCGATAAACTTGCCGCCCTCGGCGATGAGAACGCCATCGCCTATCCGCGGCCGAAAGTGGCGGGGAAACATCGATTCGATTTCTCCTACAGCGGGCTTAAGACCGCCGTGGTATATCAGACCGAACAATTCCTCCGCGAAGGAAAAACCGCGACCATGGAAAATATCTGCGCCTCCTTCCAGAAAAGCGCGGTGGGCGTGCTCTAC includes these proteins:
- the tsaD gene encoding tRNA (adenosine(37)-N6)-threonylcarbamoyltransferase complex transferase subunit TsaD is translated as MTILGIDTSCDDTSVAIVDDGTTVRASLLSSQVDVHALYDGVVPELAARKHLEAIMLLIDGALKTANVRLDDIDAIAVTNRPGLIGSLLVGVGAAKALAFTLKKPLIPINHISAHIYSVHLSHTLAFPYIALVVSGGHTLICEVTDHDIYAVIGTTIDDAVGEAYDKIAKFYKLGFPGGPIVDKLAALGDENAIAYPRPKVAGKHRFDFSYSGLKTAVVYQTEQFLREGKTATMENICASFQKSAVGVLYDKVTAYARESGIRTVGISGGVAANSYLRKLFSESREISAHLPERKYTTDNAAMVAGLGYHLAGRAAYDDHNIPCASRVIEKRR